In a genomic window of [Empedobacter] haloabium:
- a CDS encoding response regulator: MNAIDKAPAGTLPLILYVDDEEGARKYFQRALQSQATVLTAASVDEGKTLLTQHGDAISVLVSDQRMPGANGNALLFHAWERHPQIVRVLTTAYSELAQTIEAVNQGRIHRYLPKPWDITTLRLEMKQAADLASLRRRHDRLLGEKLASRRREVLANRIGLLYGLCLADGPQGAALDAYLSGALCARVAAAPAWLLDDYAQLASADACRAAGLARAVRGHVAALDARGAAPAQALALLAEVFGSTCHLNRDGAVVLSEPAVLAEYLDGSPDAAVSSRHAAWLALLLFLARRGTGVLLTSSAAGVQCRLAGAGDPPTRAALASWIARF; this comes from the coding sequence ATGAACGCGATCGACAAAGCACCCGCCGGCACGCTGCCGCTCATCCTGTACGTGGACGACGAGGAAGGCGCGCGCAAGTACTTCCAGCGCGCGCTGCAGAGCCAGGCCACGGTGCTGACGGCGGCCTCGGTCGACGAAGGCAAGACGCTGCTGACCCAACATGGGGATGCGATCTCGGTGCTGGTGTCGGACCAGCGCATGCCGGGCGCGAACGGCAACGCGCTGCTGTTCCACGCGTGGGAGCGCCACCCGCAGATCGTGCGGGTGCTGACGACGGCCTATTCGGAACTGGCCCAGACCATCGAGGCCGTCAACCAGGGCCGCATCCACCGTTACCTGCCCAAGCCGTGGGACATCACGACCTTGCGGCTGGAGATGAAGCAGGCCGCCGACCTGGCCAGCCTGCGCCGGCGCCACGACCGCCTGCTGGGCGAAAAGCTGGCGTCGCGCCGGCGCGAAGTGCTGGCCAACCGCATCGGCCTGTTGTATGGCCTGTGCCTGGCCGACGGCCCGCAGGGCGCGGCGCTGGACGCCTACCTGTCCGGCGCTTTGTGCGCGCGCGTGGCCGCCGCGCCAGCCTGGCTGCTGGACGACTACGCCCAACTGGCCAGCGCGGACGCCTGCCGCGCGGCCGGGCTGGCGCGGGCCGTGCGCGGTCATGTCGCCGCGCTGGATGCGCGCGGCGCCGCGCCGGCGCAAGCTCTGGCGCTGCTGGCGGAGGTGTTCGGCAGCACGTGCCATCTCAACCGCGATGGCGCCGTCGTGCTGTCGGAGCCGGCCGTGCTGGCCGAATACCTGGACGGCAGCCCTGACGCCGCCGTCTCGAGCCGCCACGCGGCCTGGCTGGCCTTGCTGCTCTTTCTCGCCCGGCGTGGCACCGGCGTGCTGTTGACCAGCAGCGCGGCCGGCGTGCAATGCCGGCTGGCCGGCGCCGGCGACCCGCCCACGCGTGCCGCGCTGGCCAGCTGGATCGCCCGCTTCTGA
- a CDS encoding ABC transporter permease — MNDKNITGDLRLAWRALLAEPAYAAIAILGLGIGLAACLLLLGYVRHAWQYNAAIADVDALYVVKLRNNIDPASPWFDQGPLLLRGVAAATPGVTSATAFVPARPNGAGLSMRVDGRMQELPGLAVMAGFAQTLGLRALAGDVAGTLARPDQLVLTADGARRLFGTGPALGRTLEVQGKLMRVGAIVPANGPTTIPFQALVGVGSVVMDPAFARAMDGASGWWGKMLLRLAPGTRPQGVAAALQAAADGAAVLHDYPAEVKARLAGRRALEIELAPLREAYFDRDVAANHIAQPGERADPVTVGALAGIALLILALAACNYVNLATVRVLRRQREVALRKALGAPPARIALQFLAESVLVALLATACGLLLAWLALPLFSTLMNRDLGTIVTWANLAAAMLLGCMLGLATAVYPAWTALRVPPRQVLAGRAGTESAAGARWRRALTMLQLASAMAFGAVALAIAWQAAFAMTAPPGFDPAPLLVVDMPEPDWNEPPARGFATAVAALPAVQGVAVSQDAVGRQNAAWMAEMKRPGGASASMDMRPISAAFFEVYGMRALHGRLFDPRRDRDDDAMPLVLNAVAARALGFADPAGAVGQVVLFPQFDGKVQQKRVVGIAPELRLRSLREPARPVAYTLRAAQPTLSVRVRDGADPGAVARVEREVRALWPTYFPAALPKIQPAGAVLAAGYADDQRMGRLLGAATLVALGIAAFGTYALAAHTVQRRTGEIVLRKLYGARRPQIGWLVAREVGGLLLPAALLALPLAALAIERYLSGFVERAPIGGWTLAAALGGTLLVAALAAARHAWVAMRLVPAAALRG, encoded by the coding sequence ATGAACGACAAGAACATCACCGGAGACCTGCGCCTGGCCTGGCGCGCCCTGCTGGCGGAGCCCGCGTACGCCGCCATCGCCATCCTCGGCCTGGGCATCGGCCTGGCCGCGTGCCTGCTGTTGCTGGGCTACGTGCGCCATGCCTGGCAGTACAACGCGGCGATCGCCGACGTCGATGCACTGTACGTCGTCAAGCTGCGCAACAATATCGATCCCGCCAGCCCCTGGTTCGACCAGGGCCCGCTGCTGCTGCGCGGCGTGGCGGCGGCGACGCCGGGCGTGACCTCGGCCACCGCCTTCGTGCCGGCACGTCCGAACGGCGCCGGCCTGTCGATGCGGGTGGACGGGCGCATGCAGGAGCTGCCCGGACTGGCCGTGATGGCCGGCTTCGCGCAGACGCTGGGCCTGCGCGCGCTGGCCGGCGACGTGGCCGGTACGCTGGCACGCCCCGACCAGCTGGTGCTGACGGCGGACGGTGCGCGCCGGCTGTTCGGCACCGGGCCGGCACTGGGTCGCACGCTGGAAGTCCAGGGCAAGCTGATGCGGGTGGGCGCCATCGTCCCGGCCAACGGGCCGACGACGATCCCGTTCCAGGCGCTGGTCGGCGTCGGTTCCGTCGTCATGGACCCGGCATTCGCGCGCGCGATGGATGGCGCATCCGGCTGGTGGGGCAAGATGCTGCTGCGCCTGGCCCCCGGCACGCGACCGCAGGGCGTCGCGGCCGCGTTGCAGGCGGCCGCCGACGGCGCCGCCGTGCTGCACGATTATCCGGCCGAAGTGAAGGCACGCCTGGCTGGCCGGCGCGCGCTGGAGATCGAGCTGGCGCCGCTGCGCGAGGCCTACTTCGACCGCGACGTCGCCGCCAACCACATCGCCCAGCCGGGCGAACGGGCCGACCCGGTCACCGTCGGGGCGCTGGCCGGCATCGCCCTGCTGATCCTGGCGCTGGCCGCCTGCAACTACGTCAACCTGGCCACGGTTCGCGTGCTGCGGCGCCAGCGCGAAGTGGCGCTGCGCAAGGCGCTGGGCGCCCCGCCAGCGCGCATCGCGCTGCAGTTCCTGGCCGAATCGGTGCTGGTGGCCCTGCTCGCGACAGCCTGCGGCCTGCTGCTGGCCTGGCTGGCGTTGCCGCTGTTCAGCACCCTGATGAATCGCGACCTGGGCACCATCGTGACCTGGGCGAACCTGGCGGCGGCAATGCTGCTGGGCTGCATGCTGGGCCTGGCGACGGCCGTGTATCCCGCCTGGACCGCGCTGCGCGTGCCGCCGCGCCAGGTGCTGGCCGGCCGCGCCGGCACCGAGTCGGCCGCCGGCGCACGCTGGCGGCGCGCCCTGACGATGTTGCAGCTCGCCAGCGCCATGGCGTTCGGCGCCGTGGCGCTGGCGATCGCCTGGCAGGCCGCGTTCGCGATGACGGCGCCGCCCGGCTTCGATCCGGCACCGCTGCTGGTGGTGGACATGCCGGAACCGGACTGGAACGAGCCGCCGGCACGCGGCTTCGCCACCGCCGTCGCGGCGTTACCCGCAGTGCAGGGCGTGGCTGTGAGCCAGGATGCCGTGGGTCGCCAGAACGCGGCCTGGATGGCGGAAATGAAGCGGCCCGGCGGCGCCAGCGCGTCGATGGACATGCGCCCCATCAGCGCGGCGTTTTTCGAGGTGTACGGCATGCGCGCGCTGCACGGCCGGCTGTTCGATCCGCGCCGCGACCGCGACGACGACGCCATGCCGCTGGTCCTGAACGCGGTGGCCGCGCGCGCCCTCGGCTTCGCCGATCCGGCCGGCGCCGTCGGCCAAGTGGTGCTGTTCCCGCAGTTCGACGGCAAGGTGCAACAGAAGCGGGTGGTCGGCATCGCGCCGGAACTGCGCTTGCGCTCCTTGCGCGAGCCGGCCCGCCCGGTCGCCTACACGCTGAGGGCGGCCCAGCCCACCCTCAGCGTGCGGGTGCGCGACGGCGCCGACCCGGGCGCCGTCGCACGGGTGGAGCGCGAGGTGCGGGCGCTGTGGCCGACCTATTTCCCGGCCGCGCTGCCGAAGATCCAGCCGGCCGGCGCCGTGCTGGCGGCGGGCTATGCGGACGACCAGCGCATGGGCCGCCTGCTGGGGGCCGCCACCCTGGTGGCGCTGGGGATCGCCGCCTTCGGCACCTATGCGCTGGCCGCACACACGGTACAGCGGCGCACCGGCGAGATCGTGCTGCGCAAGCTGTACGGCGCGCGTCGGCCGCAGATCGGTTGGCTGGTGGCGCGCGAGGTGGGTGGCCTGCTGTTGCCGGCGGCGCTGCTGGCCCTGCCGCTGGCGGCGCTGGCGATCGAGCGTTACCTGTCCGGCTTCGTGGAGCGGGCGCCGATCGGCGGCTGGACCCTGGCGGCGGCCTTGGGCGGCACCCTGCTGGTGGCGGCGCTGGCCGCGGCGCGGCATGCGTGGGTGGCGATGAGGTTGGTGCCGGCGGCGGCGCTGCGGGGGTGA